The following are encoded together in the Bacillus cereus group sp. RP43 genome:
- the addB gene encoding helicase-exonuclease AddAB subunit AddB, which translates to MSLRFVIGRAGSGKSTLCLHEVQEELKQRPRGKTILYLVPEQMTFQTQQALIGSEDVRGSIRAQVFSFSRLAWKVLQEVGGASRLHIDEAGVHMLLRKIVESRKDGLSVFQKAAEQNGFFEHLGSMIAEFKRYNVTPSNVYEMWQQLDTHSSSAEQKLLANKVYDLQLLYDDFERALIGKYLDSEDYLQLLIEKLSDSEYVKGAEIYIDGFHSFSPQELEIVRGLMRLGTRVTITLTIDEKTLAQPVNELDLFYETTLTYERIKQVAREEKIEVEKTIPLMEQPRFHSQALAHLEMHYEARPNEKFHGEASVTISTAANLRAEVEGVAREIRRLVADEDYRYRDIAVLLRNGESYYDVMRTLFTDYNIPHFIDEKRPMSHHPLVECIRSALEIISGNWRYDAVFRCVKTELLYPLDVRKEAMREEMDEFENYCLAYGVQGKRWTSEDPWMYRRYRSLDDASEMITDSEREMEEKINRLRDVVRTPVIRMQKRLKRAGTVMQMCEAVYLFLEELDVPKKLAALRIRAEESGDFLFATDHEQVWEEVMSLLDTFVEMLGEEKMSLSMFTDVMTTGLEALQFANIPPSLDQVLVANIDHSRLSDVKATFIIGVNEGVIPAAPMDEGMLSDEERNVLTAAGIELAPTTRQTLLEEQFVMYQMVTRASEKLYISCPLADEEGKTLLASSFIKKIKRMFPDVKESFITNDVNDLSRSEQISYVATPEVTLSYVMQQLQTWKRYGFEGNLDFWWDVYNFYVTSDEWKQKSSRVLSSLFYRNRAQKLSTDVSRDLYGDTIKGSVSRMELFNRCAYAHFAQHGLSLRERDIFKLDAPDIGELFHAALKRIADKLLRENRTWADLSIKECEHLSTLVIEEIAPLLQRQILLSSNRHFYLKQKLQQIIFRTSLILREHAKSSGFVPVDLEVPFGMGGTGSLPPMEFALPNGVKMEVVGRIDRVDKAEDESGTFLRIIDYKSSSKALDLTEVYYGLALQMLTYLDVVTANAHTWMKKGSTASPAGVLYFHIHNPIVEMKGDASEEEIEKEILKKFKMKGLVLGDADVVRLMDNKLSTGSSDIISAGLKKDGSFSARSSIASEQEFNVLQKYVHHSFENIGKDITEGVIDIAPYKKGNKAACTFCNFKSVCQFDESLEDNQFRMLKDMKDSEAMEKIREEVGGE; encoded by the coding sequence ATGTCACTTCGATTTGTGATTGGTAGAGCTGGAAGTGGAAAAAGTACACTTTGTTTACACGAAGTGCAAGAAGAGTTAAAGCAGCGTCCAAGAGGGAAAACAATATTATATCTTGTGCCAGAACAGATGACATTCCAAACGCAGCAGGCGTTAATTGGGAGCGAAGATGTAAGAGGTTCTATTCGGGCACAAGTTTTTAGTTTTTCGCGATTAGCGTGGAAGGTGCTGCAAGAAGTTGGCGGAGCGAGTCGTCTTCATATTGATGAAGCTGGTGTACATATGTTGCTTCGTAAAATTGTAGAATCTCGTAAAGATGGACTATCTGTGTTTCAAAAAGCAGCGGAGCAAAACGGTTTCTTTGAACATCTTGGTAGTATGATTGCGGAGTTTAAACGTTACAATGTGACGCCGTCTAACGTATATGAAATGTGGCAACAATTAGACACGCATAGCAGTAGTGCAGAGCAAAAACTACTAGCGAATAAAGTGTATGATTTACAGTTACTATATGATGATTTTGAACGTGCTTTAATCGGAAAGTATTTAGATTCAGAAGACTACTTACAATTATTAATTGAGAAGCTTTCAGACTCTGAGTATGTAAAAGGCGCGGAAATTTATATAGATGGATTCCATTCATTTTCTCCTCAAGAGCTAGAAATCGTTAGAGGGCTAATGAGATTAGGAACTAGAGTAACAATAACATTAACGATAGATGAAAAAACGTTAGCGCAGCCAGTGAATGAACTAGATTTATTTTATGAAACGACGTTAACGTATGAAAGAATAAAACAAGTAGCTCGTGAAGAGAAAATAGAAGTTGAAAAAACAATTCCCCTTATGGAACAGCCGCGTTTTCATTCGCAAGCATTAGCGCATTTAGAAATGCATTACGAAGCGCGTCCAAATGAAAAGTTTCACGGTGAAGCGAGTGTGACAATTAGTACAGCAGCTAATTTACGAGCTGAAGTAGAAGGTGTTGCTCGTGAAATTCGAAGACTTGTGGCGGATGAAGACTATCGTTACCGAGATATCGCAGTACTTCTTCGTAACGGAGAAAGTTATTATGATGTAATGCGAACGTTATTTACAGATTATAATATCCCGCATTTCATCGATGAAAAACGCCCGATGTCACATCATCCGCTAGTAGAATGTATTCGTTCGGCACTCGAGATTATTAGCGGGAATTGGCGTTATGATGCAGTGTTCCGCTGTGTGAAAACAGAGCTCTTATATCCACTAGACGTAAGAAAAGAAGCGATGCGCGAAGAGATGGATGAGTTTGAAAACTACTGTTTAGCGTACGGTGTACAAGGGAAGCGATGGACTTCTGAAGATCCGTGGATGTATCGTCGTTATCGTTCTCTTGATGATGCGAGCGAAATGATAACAGACAGTGAGCGTGAAATGGAAGAGAAAATAAATCGACTTCGCGACGTTGTAAGAACGCCAGTTATTCGTATGCAAAAAAGACTGAAGCGTGCTGGAACAGTTATGCAAATGTGCGAAGCGGTATATTTATTTTTAGAGGAGCTTGACGTTCCGAAAAAACTAGCAGCATTACGTATTCGTGCAGAAGAAAGCGGAGATTTCTTATTTGCGACAGACCATGAGCAAGTATGGGAAGAAGTGATGAGCCTTCTTGATACGTTCGTTGAGATGCTTGGCGAAGAGAAGATGTCCCTGTCTATGTTCACTGATGTAATGACGACGGGTCTTGAGGCACTTCAATTTGCGAACATTCCGCCGTCACTAGATCAAGTGTTAGTTGCTAACATTGATCATTCTAGATTATCAGATGTTAAAGCGACGTTCATTATTGGAGTAAATGAAGGAGTGATTCCAGCAGCGCCTATGGATGAAGGTATGCTTTCTGATGAGGAAAGAAATGTTCTCACCGCTGCAGGTATCGAATTAGCACCAACGACGAGACAAACTTTATTAGAAGAACAGTTCGTTATGTATCAAATGGTGACGAGAGCATCTGAGAAGTTATACATTTCCTGTCCGCTTGCGGATGAAGAAGGAAAGACGTTACTTGCTTCTAGTTTTATTAAGAAAATAAAAAGAATGTTCCCGGATGTGAAAGAATCGTTTATTACGAACGATGTAAATGACTTATCGCGTTCGGAACAAATTTCATATGTAGCAACGCCAGAAGTAACGTTGTCTTACGTAATGCAGCAACTGCAAACGTGGAAGCGATACGGATTTGAAGGCAATTTAGACTTTTGGTGGGATGTATATAACTTCTACGTTACTTCAGATGAATGGAAGCAAAAAAGTAGCCGCGTGTTATCGAGTTTATTCTACCGAAATCGTGCACAGAAACTAAGTACAGATGTAAGTAGGGATTTATATGGAGATACAATTAAGGGAAGCGTTTCTCGTATGGAACTATTTAATCGCTGTGCGTACGCTCATTTTGCTCAGCACGGTTTATCGCTAAGAGAGCGTGATATTTTCAAACTTGATGCGCCAGATATCGGTGAATTATTCCATGCAGCGCTGAAGAGAATTGCAGACAAGCTATTACGTGAAAATCGTACTTGGGCGGATTTATCAATAAAAGAGTGTGAGCATCTATCTACTTTAGTAATAGAAGAAATTGCACCGTTATTACAAAGACAAATTTTATTAAGTTCAAACCGTCATTTCTATTTAAAACAAAAACTACAACAAATCATTTTCCGTACATCGCTTATTCTTCGTGAACATGCGAAGTCGAGTGGCTTTGTACCGGTTGATTTAGAAGTACCGTTCGGTATGGGCGGGACAGGATCGCTTCCGCCAATGGAATTTGCGTTGCCAAATGGTGTGAAGATGGAAGTAGTTGGCCGTATTGACCGTGTTGATAAAGCGGAAGATGAGAGTGGTACGTTCCTTCGTATTATTGATTATAAATCAAGTTCGAAAGCGTTAGATTTAACAGAAGTGTATTACGGACTCGCACTTCAAATGTTAACGTATTTAGATGTTGTTACTGCAAATGCACATACGTGGATGAAAAAGGGCAGTACTGCATCACCGGCGGGTGTATTGTATTTCCATATTCATAACCCGATTGTTGAGATGAAAGGCGATGCATCTGAAGAAGAAATTGAGAAAGAAATTTTAAAGAAATTTAAAATGAAAGGGCTCGTACTAGGAGATGCTGACGTTGTGCGTTTAATGGATAATAAACTTTCAACAGGAAGCTCTGATATTATTTCTGCTGGTCTGAAAAAAGATGGTAGTTTTAGTGCGCGTTCTAGCATTGCAAGTGAACAAGAGTTTAAC
- the lepB gene encoding signal peptidase I, producing MKKTLKKEGLEWIRTILIGVLLAVFFRTFFFSTYVVEGKSMMPTLQDGNMLVVNKVSYQVGDLNRFDVVVFHANKKEDYVKRIIGLPGDHIEYKQDKLYINGQFVDEPYLETYKKETNGRQLTGDFKLEELTKEKFVPPGSIFVVGDNRLGSWDSRHFGFVKADTVVGKVDLRYWPIQEVQTNFSKG from the coding sequence ATGAAGAAAACTTTGAAAAAAGAAGGGCTAGAGTGGATAAGAACAATTTTAATTGGTGTACTATTAGCTGTATTTTTTCGAACGTTTTTCTTTTCAACTTACGTTGTAGAGGGGAAGTCAATGATGCCGACATTGCAAGATGGAAATATGCTCGTTGTGAATAAGGTGAGTTATCAAGTAGGGGACTTGAATCGATTTGATGTCGTCGTTTTTCATGCGAATAAAAAAGAGGACTATGTAAAGCGAATTATCGGTTTACCTGGGGATCATATTGAATATAAACAGGATAAACTATATATAAACGGACAATTCGTGGATGAACCTTATTTAGAGACGTATAAGAAAGAGACAAATGGACGGCAATTAACAGGCGATTTTAAACTAGAAGAGTTAACGAAAGAAAAGTTTGTACCACCCGGTTCTATTTTTGTAGTTGGTGACAACCGCCTTGGTAGCTGGGATAGTAGGCACTTCGGCTTTGTGAAAGCTGATACAGTTGTCGGTAAAGTTGATTTACGATATTGGCCGATTCAAGAGGTACAAACGAATTTTTCAAAAGGCTGA
- a CDS encoding VTT domain-containing protein, giving the protein MDFQTIKEYFSPENMDHIVESYRAFGPLLGIGLPMIEALIPALPLIVFVLANAVAFGFWFGFLYSWLGSVIGAMLVFFIIRSFGRSRFFSFVNKHERVRKAMGWIERKGFAPIFVIFCFPFTPSALINVVAGLSRISVKQFGLALAFGKLVMIFILTYIGHDLMSFIHKPLKSVIVGVVIFILWYVGKKIEVKLELH; this is encoded by the coding sequence ATGGATTTTCAAACGATCAAAGAATATTTTTCACCAGAAAATATGGATCATATTGTTGAAAGTTATCGTGCGTTCGGACCGCTTCTTGGTATTGGTTTACCGATGATAGAGGCGCTTATTCCAGCATTGCCTCTCATCGTGTTTGTGTTGGCGAATGCTGTTGCATTTGGCTTTTGGTTCGGTTTTCTTTATTCATGGCTTGGGTCAGTAATTGGTGCAATGCTTGTATTTTTCATTATTCGTAGCTTTGGAAGAAGTCGTTTCTTTTCTTTTGTAAATAAGCATGAGAGAGTGCGAAAAGCGATGGGATGGATTGAAAGAAAAGGATTCGCGCCAATCTTTGTTATATTTTGTTTTCCGTTCACACCGTCTGCGCTTATAAATGTTGTAGCTGGTTTATCTCGCATTAGCGTAAAACAGTTTGGACTAGCATTAGCATTCGGAAAGCTTGTTATGATCTTTATTTTAACGTATATCGGTCATGACTTAATGTCGTTTATTCATAAACCGTTGAAATCGGTTATTGTGGGCGTTGTTATTTTTATTTTATGGTATGTAGGTAAAAAAATTGAAGTAAAGTTAGAACTACATTAG
- a CDS encoding DUF4306 domain-containing protein: MLKRTMLFWAQYILVLPILFLTFMFTGFVGSQLMIGADKQHFIFTPQNATEYSQISEIDKLLFAFSIQPVVTIVFLLSIVYALTLIVLQMIECKKQRKIVHSLQYMILIPIFLYVWLGTMQFSAVDLTWIDNWQEHLIFTPTTITNEQDIYTIDKFLYKFRMLPIPSIVLILSFLYLLILIVIDSIRLLKKFLVRTSH, encoded by the coding sequence ATATTGAAAAGGACCATGTTATTTTGGGCGCAATATATTCTTGTTTTGCCTATATTATTTCTTACCTTTATGTTTACTGGTTTCGTTGGCAGTCAGTTAATGATAGGTGCTGATAAACAACATTTTATTTTTACGCCTCAAAATGCAACAGAATATAGTCAAATTAGTGAAATTGATAAATTGCTATTTGCTTTTTCAATTCAACCAGTTGTCACCATAGTATTTCTTCTATCGATCGTGTACGCACTGACACTTATTGTCTTGCAAATGATTGAATGTAAGAAGCAAAGAAAGATAGTACATAGCTTGCAATATATGATTCTCATACCAATTTTTCTTTACGTGTGGTTAGGGACGATGCAATTTTCCGCAGTTGATTTAACTTGGATAGATAATTGGCAAGAGCACCTTATATTCACTCCTACTACTATAACGAATGAGCAAGATATATATACGATTGATAAGTTTTTATACAAATTTCGAATGTTACCTATTCCAAGTATAGTATTAATACTATCTTTCTTATATTTATTAATACTTATCGTGATTGATAGTATACGCTTACTAAAAAAGTTTCTTGTAAGAACTAGTCATTAG
- a CDS encoding competence protein ComK produces MESKVERYVENYVVSKNTMALLPVVLGEKKVVTRIVEMEDSFFVFQKPLDIIERSCRKHGSSFFGRKEGTKELTRITHKAPIAISPTDQLYFFPTYSYSRKECAWLSHFHIEGNKELKDGNLIIRFINGFAVKLEMSKISFENQQNRTAKLRTEYEDRKKKQGNPCFKEIDKNEESKLTPAYEKVYFVKEGEV; encoded by the coding sequence ATGGAAAGTAAAGTAGAACGTTATGTCGAAAATTATGTTGTAAGCAAAAATACAATGGCCTTACTTCCTGTTGTTCTAGGAGAAAAGAAAGTTGTTACGCGAATTGTTGAAATGGAGGATTCTTTTTTCGTATTTCAAAAGCCACTTGATATTATAGAGAGAAGTTGCCGGAAACACGGTTCTAGTTTCTTTGGAAGAAAAGAAGGAACGAAAGAGTTAACTCGTATTACACATAAAGCTCCTATCGCAATTAGCCCGACAGATCAACTTTATTTTTTCCCTACGTATTCTTATTCTCGAAAAGAGTGTGCGTGGTTGTCTCATTTTCATATTGAAGGTAATAAAGAATTAAAAGATGGAAATCTTATTATTAGATTTATAAATGGTTTCGCTGTGAAACTAGAAATGTCAAAAATTAGCTTTGAAAATCAGCAAAATCGTACAGCGAAATTGCGGACAGAATATGAAGACCGTAAGAAAAAACAAGGGAATCCTTGCTTTAAAGAGATTGATAAAAATGAAGAATCTAAATTAACACCAGCATATGAGAAAGTGTATTTTGTGAAGGAAGGCGAAGTGTAA
- the cspA gene encoding RNA chaperone/antiterminator CspA, which produces MTVTGQVKWFNNEKGFGFIEVPGENDVFVHFSAIETEGFKSLEEGQKVSFEIEEGNRGPQAKNVIKL; this is translated from the coding sequence ATGACAGTTACAGGACAAGTAAAATGGTTTAACAACGAAAAAGGCTTCGGTTTCATCGAAGTTCCAGGCGAAAACGATGTATTCGTACATTTCTCTGCAATCGAAACTGAAGGTTTCAAATCTTTAGAAGAAGGCCAAAAAGTTAGCTTCGAAATTGAAGAAGGCAACCGTGGACCTCAAGCTAAAAACGTAATCAAACTATAA
- a CDS encoding DUF6584 family protein — MTEIIPKKTLKRIEKDIENNNLGKARDRLHGLIATYPNELALRKKLGDIYFTLQYPEMAGRYWYLEKEKTDVMHAACLQFEKSLGNDSYHIVRALKFKGDHNIITGLYTEHPLQPLQKKVVEELIDDYNETWKDKLFTWGCLALFAFLLFTAIIGIFTILDWIF, encoded by the coding sequence ATGACAGAAATAATCCCTAAAAAAACATTAAAGAGAATTGAAAAAGATATTGAAAATAACAATCTTGGAAAAGCAAGAGATAGATTACACGGATTAATCGCTACTTATCCGAATGAATTAGCACTTAGAAAAAAACTCGGTGATATTTACTTTACATTACAATACCCAGAAATGGCTGGACGGTATTGGTATCTTGAAAAAGAGAAAACAGATGTTATGCACGCGGCATGTCTACAATTTGAAAAATCGTTGGGAAACGACTCTTATCATATTGTACGTGCTTTAAAATTCAAAGGAGATCATAATATCATTACAGGACTATACACCGAACATCCTTTACAGCCATTGCAGAAAAAAGTGGTAGAGGAACTAATTGATGATTATAACGAAACATGGAAAGACAAACTATTTACATGGGGCTGTCTAGCATTATTCGCATTCCTTCTTTTTACTGCTATTATTGGTATATTCACTATATTAGATTGGATTTTTTAA
- the aceA gene encoding isocitrate lyase, translating to MKNERIDKLQESWELDTRWKGITRPYTAEDVIRLRGSIDIEHTLARCGAEKLWKSLHTEDYINALGALTGNQAMQQVKAGLKAIYLSGWQVAADANLSGHMYPDQSLYPANSVPAVVKRINQTLQRADQIQHMEGSGDTDYFVPIVADAEAGFGGQLNVFELMKGMIEAGASGVHFEDQLSSEKKCGHLGGKVLLPTQTAVRNLISARLAADVMGVPTIIVARTDADAADLITSDIDPVDQEFITGERTPEGFYRTKAGLDQAIARGLAYAPYADLVWCETSEPNLEDAKRFADAIHKKYPGKLLAYNCSPSFNWKQKLDEKTIASFQKEIASYGYKFQFVTLAGFHSLNYGMFELARGYKERGMAAYSELQQAEFAAEKDGYSATRHQREVGTGYFDEVAQVITGGTSSTTALKGSTEEEQFTK from the coding sequence ATGAAAAACGAAAGAATTGATAAATTGCAAGAAAGCTGGGAATTAGATACACGCTGGAAAGGGATCACACGTCCATATACAGCTGAAGATGTAATTCGTCTGCGCGGATCGATTGATATTGAACATACGTTAGCGCGCTGCGGTGCAGAGAAGCTTTGGAAATCACTTCATACAGAAGATTATATTAATGCACTTGGGGCATTAACAGGAAACCAAGCGATGCAACAAGTGAAGGCTGGATTAAAAGCAATTTATTTAAGCGGTTGGCAAGTAGCGGCAGATGCGAACCTTTCTGGACATATGTATCCTGACCAAAGCTTATATCCAGCGAACAGTGTGCCAGCTGTTGTAAAACGAATTAACCAAACACTTCAACGTGCTGATCAAATTCAGCATATGGAAGGTAGCGGCGATACAGATTATTTCGTCCCAATTGTGGCGGATGCTGAAGCTGGTTTTGGTGGACAATTAAACGTATTTGAACTAATGAAAGGGATGATTGAAGCGGGTGCATCTGGCGTGCACTTTGAAGACCAATTATCTTCAGAGAAAAAATGCGGGCATTTAGGCGGAAAAGTATTATTACCGACGCAAACAGCGGTGCGTAATTTAATTTCGGCACGTCTTGCTGCGGATGTAATGGGCGTACCAACAATTATCGTCGCAAGAACAGATGCAGATGCGGCAGATTTAATTACGAGTGATATCGATCCAGTTGATCAAGAGTTTATTACAGGTGAAAGAACGCCAGAAGGGTTTTATCGTACGAAAGCAGGTCTTGATCAAGCAATTGCACGTGGTTTAGCGTATGCACCGTATGCCGATCTCGTTTGGTGTGAAACATCGGAGCCAAATTTAGAAGATGCAAAACGCTTTGCGGACGCAATTCATAAGAAATATCCAGGGAAGCTACTTGCTTACAACTGTTCTCCTTCATTTAACTGGAAACAAAAACTAGATGAAAAAACAATTGCAAGCTTCCAAAAGGAAATTGCATCGTACGGTTATAAATTCCAGTTCGTAACGCTTGCTGGATTCCATTCGTTAAATTACGGCATGTTTGAATTAGCGCGTGGTTACAAAGAACGCGGCATGGCAGCATACTCTGAATTACAACAAGCAGAGTTCGCAGCAGAAAAAGATGGTTACTCTGCAACGCGCCATCAACGCGAAGTAGGAACAGGATACTTTGATGAAGTAGCACAAGTGATTACAGGCGGTACTTCATCAACGACTGCTCTAAAAGGATCCACAGAAGAAGAACAGTTTACGAAATAA
- the aceB gene encoding malate synthase A has translation MSTQTSRVTLVGEMLPAYNEILTPEALSFLKELHGNFNERRTELLQKRVEKQKRIDAGEFPKFLEETKHIREGDWTIAQLPKDLEDRRVEITGPVDRKMVINALNSGAHLFMADFEDSNAPTWRNAVEGQINLRDASKGTISHKNENGKEYRLNSKTAVLIVRPRGWHLEEKHMQVDGKNMSGSLVDFGLYFFHNAKVLLAKGSGPYFYLPKMESYLEARLWNDVFVFAQKYIGIPNGTIKATVLIETIHASFEMDEILYELRDHSAGLNCGRWDYIFSFLKSFRNHNKFLLPDRAQVTMTAPFMRAYSLKVIQTCHRRNAPAIGGMAAQIPIKNDPEANEAAFEKVRADKEREALDGHDGTWVAHPGLVPVAMEVFNHIMKTPNQIFRKREEIRVTEKDLLEVPMGTITEGGLRTNINVGIQYIASWLSGRGAAPIYNLMEDAATAEISRAQIWQWIRHESGKLSDGRDITFKLMEELKEEELAKIEREIGKEAFKKGRFEEATKLFTNLVRNNEFMPFLTLPGYEIL, from the coding sequence ATGTCGACGCAAACTTCACGGGTTACACTCGTTGGAGAAATGTTACCAGCGTACAACGAAATATTGACACCTGAGGCGCTTAGTTTTTTAAAGGAACTGCATGGAAATTTCAATGAACGCCGCACGGAACTTTTACAAAAGCGTGTGGAGAAACAAAAAAGAATTGATGCAGGGGAGTTTCCTAAGTTTTTAGAAGAAACAAAGCATATACGTGAAGGGGATTGGACAATCGCCCAGCTTCCGAAAGATTTAGAGGATCGCCGCGTGGAGATTACTGGACCGGTGGATAGAAAGATGGTCATTAACGCTTTAAATTCAGGAGCACATCTTTTTATGGCAGACTTTGAAGATTCGAATGCACCAACTTGGAGAAATGCTGTCGAAGGTCAAATTAACTTACGAGATGCGAGTAAGGGAACGATCTCACATAAAAATGAAAACGGAAAAGAATATCGTTTAAATAGTAAAACAGCTGTATTAATTGTGCGTCCGAGAGGGTGGCATTTAGAAGAAAAACATATGCAAGTTGACGGCAAGAACATGTCTGGCAGTTTAGTAGATTTTGGCTTGTACTTTTTCCATAATGCGAAGGTGCTTTTAGCAAAAGGAAGTGGCCCGTACTTTTACTTACCAAAAATGGAAAGTTACTTAGAGGCAAGATTATGGAATGACGTTTTCGTATTCGCTCAAAAGTATATCGGTATTCCGAATGGAACGATTAAAGCGACTGTGTTAATAGAAACGATTCATGCTTCATTTGAAATGGATGAAATTTTGTATGAACTAAGAGATCATTCTGCTGGTTTAAACTGCGGACGATGGGATTATATATTTAGTTTCTTAAAGAGCTTCCGTAATCATAATAAATTTTTACTTCCGGATAGAGCGCAAGTCACGATGACAGCGCCGTTTATGCGCGCGTATTCTTTGAAAGTTATTCAAACGTGTCATCGTCGTAACGCGCCAGCAATCGGAGGAATGGCAGCGCAAATCCCAATTAAAAATGATCCAGAAGCAAATGAGGCTGCTTTCGAGAAAGTGCGTGCTGATAAGGAGCGCGAAGCTTTAGACGGTCATGACGGGACTTGGGTTGCCCACCCGGGACTTGTACCGGTTGCAATGGAAGTATTTAATCACATAATGAAAACGCCAAATCAAATTTTTAGAAAGCGTGAAGAAATACGTGTAACAGAAAAGGATTTATTAGAAGTACCAATGGGAACGATTACAGAAGGTGGTCTTCGCACGAATATTAACGTCGGTATTCAATATATTGCATCTTGGTTAAGCGGGAGAGGAGCAGCACCTATTTATAACTTAATGGAAGATGCGGCAACAGCGGAAATATCAAGAGCACAAATATGGCAGTGGATTCGTCATGAGAGCGGAAAGCTAAGTGACGGCCGTGATATCACTTTTAAATTGATGGAAGAATTGAAAGAAGAAGAACTAGCAAAAATAGAAAGAGAGATTGGTAAGGAAGCATTTAAGAAGGGGAGATTTGAAGAAGCTACAAAACTGTTTACAAACCTTGTTCGTAATAACGAGTTCATGCCGTTTTTAACATTACCGGGTTATGAAATTTTATAA
- a CDS encoding S-layer homology domain-containing protein gives MKKKILKVATALTIMGGIGLSAEGAAANAEVAVKQQAVPGTFTDVPSGHWSYEAIQNLKNWEIIAGYGDGRFGFGDNVTREQVAALIYRTIDGDQYFDEDHEFVSTYNDIVDDNSTMFPIEILALTELEIFKGDGSGNFRPKDTLTRAEMAQILTETFELQVKSTPGFKDVPAGHWAAKAINAVGSNGISAGDGSGNFAPGMKVTREQYAQFLYKAILNGEQQ, from the coding sequence GTGAAGAAAAAAATTTTAAAAGTAGCAACAGCTTTAACAATTATGGGTGGAATTGGATTAAGCGCTGAAGGTGCTGCAGCGAATGCTGAAGTAGCTGTAAAACAACAAGCTGTACCTGGCACATTTACAGATGTACCATCAGGACATTGGTCTTATGAAGCAATTCAAAACCTAAAAAACTGGGAAATTATTGCTGGTTACGGAGATGGAAGATTCGGTTTTGGGGATAATGTAACACGTGAGCAAGTAGCGGCGTTAATTTACCGTACGATTGATGGGGACCAATACTTTGATGAAGATCATGAGTTTGTAAGTACATATAACGATATCGTTGATGATAACTCAACGATGTTTCCAATTGAAATTTTAGCATTAACAGAATTAGAAATCTTTAAAGGTGATGGTAGTGGAAACTTCAGACCAAAAGATACGTTAACACGTGCAGAAATGGCACAAATTTTAACGGAAACATTTGAATTACAAGTAAAAAGTACACCAGGATTTAAAGATGTGCCAGCAGGACATTGGGCAGCTAAGGCAATTAATGCAGTAGGTTCAAATGGTATTTCAGCAGGTGATGGTTCAGGTAACTTTGCTCCAGGTATGAAAGTAACACGTGAACAATATGCACAGTTCCTATACAAAGCAATTTTAAATGGTGAGCAACAATAA
- a CDS encoding S-layer homology domain-containing protein codes for MKKKMFRIMAAATIMGGLLVSANVPNIKAEEYPEMIVFDDVPVNHWAYDYILDAAYHKVMLGYGNGKFGVGDNVTREQVAAVLYRALNIKHEGPLKNPYNDISERSTMFPNEILALTERGIFKGDEKGNFRPRETITRAEVAQVLTQTYSFEAKQQHTFKDVPNNYWAKNAISALQSNNVIVGTGNGKFEPNKVVTREQYATFLYKAIINFHLKNE; via the coding sequence ATGAAGAAAAAAATGTTCCGTATAATGGCGGCAGCGACTATTATGGGTGGATTATTGGTAAGTGCAAATGTTCCTAACATAAAAGCAGAAGAATATCCTGAAATGATTGTATTTGACGATGTCCCAGTAAACCATTGGGCATATGATTATATTCTAGATGCGGCATATCATAAAGTTATGCTAGGTTATGGAAATGGAAAGTTTGGTGTAGGTGATAACGTAACACGTGAACAAGTGGCGGCAGTACTGTATCGCGCACTTAATATAAAACATGAAGGACCGTTAAAAAATCCTTATAATGATATTTCTGAAAGATCAACAATGTTCCCGAATGAAATTTTAGCATTAACAGAACGCGGTATTTTTAAAGGTGATGAGAAGGGGAACTTTAGACCTAGAGAAACAATAACACGTGCAGAAGTAGCACAAGTTCTTACACAGACATATTCCTTTGAAGCGAAGCAACAGCATACATTTAAAGATGTACCGAATAATTACTGGGCAAAAAATGCAATTAGTGCCCTGCAATCAAATAATGTCATAGTAGGAACAGGAAATGGAAAGTTTGAACCGAATAAAGTTGTAACACGTGAGCAATATGCAACATTTTTATATAAAGCTATTATTAATTTCCATTTAAAAAATGAATAA